A genomic region of Granulicella sp. L56 contains the following coding sequences:
- a CDS encoding radical SAM protein: MHLIELYKSVQGESSFAGLPCIFVRLAGCNLRCAWCDSEYTFSGGKPFSEDEIVTQIEALTPCRLIEFTGGEPMLQAKELLPLMQRLLAQDYTLMIETSGERPLAEVPKAVHKIVDVKSPGAGAAANSFRLENLEALTKGDEVKFVITNREDYEFARDFIRQHDLNSKAGGILLSPAFQQTPSPQRTADNMALDPRKLVEWMLADGLDARLSLQIHKFIWEPMKKGV, translated from the coding sequence ATGCACTTAATCGAACTCTACAAATCCGTTCAGGGCGAGTCATCCTTCGCAGGACTCCCCTGCATCTTCGTCCGGCTCGCGGGGTGCAATCTCCGCTGCGCCTGGTGCGACTCCGAGTACACCTTCAGCGGCGGCAAGCCCTTTAGCGAGGATGAGATCGTTACCCAGATCGAGGCGCTCACCCCGTGCAGGCTGATTGAGTTCACGGGTGGCGAGCCGATGTTGCAGGCGAAGGAGCTTCTGCCGCTGATGCAGCGGCTGCTCGCACAGGATTACACATTGATGATCGAAACCTCCGGTGAACGACCATTGGCGGAAGTGCCCAAAGCTGTGCACAAGATCGTTGACGTGAAATCCCCCGGTGCAGGCGCGGCGGCTAATAGCTTCCGTCTTGAAAACCTCGAAGCCCTCACCAAAGGTGACGAGGTGAAGTTCGTCATCACCAACCGCGAAGACTATGAGTTTGCCCGCGACTTCATCCGCCAGCATGATCTGAACAGCAAGGCTGGAGGCATATTGCTCAGCCCGGCTTTCCAGCAGACACCCAGTCCGCAGCGCACGGCAGACAACATGGCGCTCGACCCGCGAAAATTAGTTGAATGGATGCTGGCTGATGGCCTCGACGCCCGCCTTTCGCTCCAGATTCACAAGTTCATCTGGGAACCGATGAAAAAGGGCGTCTAG
- the ribH gene encoding 6,7-dimethyl-8-ribityllumazine synthase produces the protein MIKGITVVGAIASADTFDRLNSLLSALGFEPGKGWQDAKGRGSAHLAPLANLEFVTGRPPAVPPLLIEVTQLDQVHAAVEKWMLAYYRTEEIAELLSAVELTHWNSRLFTVKIATGEAEALTLGFWQSENPLHNKPVAVEGDLSAAGMRFAIVTARWNAVITDRLLQGSLDGLYRSGAAKSDVEIVRVPGAWEIASAARTLAESKRFDAIITLGCLLRGETAHYEAIYIEVARGIGQSQQETGIPHAFGVLTCETLEQALDRAGVKAGNKGFEAAIAAIEMISIQKKLAVKL, from the coding sequence ATGATTAAGGGAATTACGGTTGTCGGCGCCATTGCTTCGGCGGATACGTTCGACCGGCTCAACAGCCTGCTCTCCGCACTGGGTTTTGAGCCGGGCAAAGGCTGGCAGGACGCTAAGGGCCGCGGTTCCGCGCATCTTGCGCCGCTGGCGAACCTTGAGTTTGTCACGGGAAGACCGCCTGCGGTTCCGCCATTGCTGATTGAGGTGACGCAGCTCGACCAGGTTCATGCCGCGGTCGAGAAGTGGATGTTGGCCTACTACCGTACCGAAGAGATTGCGGAGTTGCTGTCGGCAGTGGAGCTTACGCACTGGAACAGCCGCCTGTTTACGGTCAAGATTGCGACCGGCGAAGCGGAGGCGCTGACGCTGGGCTTCTGGCAGTCGGAGAATCCGCTGCACAACAAGCCGGTTGCCGTAGAAGGCGATCTGTCGGCAGCTGGAATGCGGTTTGCTATTGTGACCGCCCGTTGGAATGCGGTGATTACCGACCGTTTGCTGCAAGGCTCTTTGGATGGGCTGTACCGCAGCGGCGCGGCGAAGTCCGATGTCGAGATTGTTCGTGTGCCGGGCGCGTGGGAGATTGCCTCGGCGGCGCGCACGCTGGCTGAGTCGAAGAGGTTTGACGCGATTATTACGCTGGGGTGCCTGTTGCGCGGCGAAACTGCCCACTATGAGGCGATCTATATCGAGGTGGCGCGGGGCATTGGCCAGTCGCAGCAGGAGACTGGCATTCCTCATGCCTTTGGCGTGTTGACCTGCGAGACGCTGGAGCAGGCGCTCGATCGAGCTGGCGTAAAGGCTGGCAATAAAGGATTTGAGGCTGCAATTGCAGCGATTGAGATGATATCGATCCAGAAGAAACTGGCGGTGAAGCTCTAA
- a CDS encoding protease pro-enzyme activation domain-containing protein, whose translation MPTKKSASRFATQSRIVLPGSQKPSFVQPATEKPVPAATRITVSVMVKCKTPLKAANRLGKERLTRAQFRQSHGPDPDALKLIRAFAKEYGLTPVAGTPIPGSCILKLTGTIAAMQKAFGATLVHKVSGAATYRIREGNITLPSELSGKIEAVLGLDNRPQAQPHFRVAHGKSKPIAQGGGFATPQIRAQADISYTPVQVAQLYQFPANASGAGQTIGILELGGGYRTADLTAYFKTLGQTAPTVTAVSVDGAKNSPSTADGADGEVMLDIEVSAAVAPGANIAVYFAPNTDQGFLDGLDAAIHDTTNKPSVISISWGSAEANWTQQSMTALDTVCQSAAALGISITVAAGDNGSSDGGTGNNVDFPSSSPHVLACGGTTLTGSGSTITSEVVWNEQASNEGATGGGVSNVFPLPSWQANSNVPAPSNSTGGRGVPDVCGNADPATGYTVRVDGQTLVIGGTSAVAPLWAGLIAVANQQNGTTAGFLQPQIYAAKAKSGFRDITSGNNGSFSAGPGWDACTGLGSPITGTLIPFLATGTTSGKKHPKPKPPKKKPTKKSNR comes from the coding sequence ATGCCGACAAAAAAATCCGCCTCCCGCTTCGCAACACAAAGCCGCATCGTCCTTCCCGGCAGCCAAAAGCCAAGCTTTGTCCAGCCTGCCACCGAAAAGCCCGTTCCTGCCGCCACACGCATTACCGTCTCCGTCATGGTGAAATGCAAGACTCCGCTAAAGGCCGCGAATCGCCTGGGCAAAGAGCGCCTCACCCGCGCCCAGTTTCGCCAGTCCCACGGCCCCGACCCCGACGCTCTCAAGCTTATCCGAGCCTTTGCTAAAGAATACGGCCTCACCCCCGTTGCGGGCACCCCCATCCCTGGCAGTTGCATCCTCAAGCTCACTGGAACCATCGCTGCCATGCAAAAGGCCTTCGGCGCCACCCTCGTCCACAAGGTTAGCGGCGCTGCCACCTATCGCATCCGCGAAGGCAATATCACCCTCCCCTCTGAACTCTCAGGCAAGATCGAAGCTGTCCTCGGCCTCGACAACCGTCCCCAGGCTCAGCCCCACTTTCGCGTCGCCCACGGAAAGAGCAAGCCTATTGCACAGGGTGGAGGCTTCGCCACGCCTCAAATCCGCGCCCAAGCCGACATCTCCTACACCCCCGTCCAGGTCGCCCAGCTCTACCAGTTCCCCGCCAACGCCAGCGGCGCGGGCCAAACCATAGGCATCCTCGAGCTAGGCGGAGGCTACCGCACCGCCGACCTCACGGCCTACTTCAAAACCCTTGGCCAGACGGCACCCACAGTCACCGCCGTCTCCGTCGACGGAGCCAAGAACAGTCCCTCCACTGCCGATGGCGCGGACGGAGAAGTCATGCTCGACATCGAGGTCTCCGCCGCCGTAGCTCCGGGAGCCAACATAGCCGTCTACTTCGCCCCCAACACCGACCAGGGCTTCCTCGATGGCCTCGATGCCGCCATCCACGACACCACCAACAAGCCCAGCGTCATCTCCATCAGTTGGGGCTCGGCCGAGGCAAACTGGACCCAACAGTCCATGACCGCTCTCGATACCGTCTGCCAGTCTGCCGCTGCCCTCGGCATCTCTATTACCGTGGCCGCAGGCGACAACGGCTCATCCGACGGGGGCACCGGCAATAACGTTGACTTCCCCTCCTCCAGCCCCCACGTACTCGCCTGCGGAGGGACCACGCTCACCGGCAGCGGAAGCACCATCACCAGCGAGGTCGTCTGGAACGAGCAGGCCAGCAACGAGGGCGCCACCGGCGGCGGTGTCAGCAACGTCTTCCCTCTGCCCTCGTGGCAAGCTAATTCCAACGTGCCCGCGCCGAGCAACAGCACGGGAGGACGAGGCGTCCCCGACGTCTGCGGCAATGCCGATCCCGCCACCGGCTATACCGTCCGCGTCGACGGCCAGACGCTCGTCATCGGAGGCACCAGCGCTGTAGCACCGCTCTGGGCAGGTCTTATCGCCGTAGCCAACCAGCAGAACGGCACAACCGCAGGGTTTCTTCAGCCGCAGATCTACGCTGCCAAGGCCAAATCCGGCTTCCGCGACATCACCTCGGGCAATAACGGCAGCTTCAGCGCCGGCCCCGGCTGGGACGCCTGCACCGGCCTGGGTTCCCCCATCACAGGCACTCTCATCCCATTCCTGGCCACCGGCACCACCTCCGGCAAGAAGCATCCGAAACCGAAGCCCCCTAAAAAGAAGCCCACCAAAAAATCGAACCGATAA
- a CDS encoding DUF1440 domain-containing protein, which yields MGEERKTEFGKSLVKGLVAGLIGGLVATAAKTMMERVYPPRTHGEPEPPSMLAEKLAGHELTTGQKAVATETIHWGFGALTGAAYGALAEFYPAATAKDGAGFGMALASLTHEGALPAMGLSAPPEQQTTRERTSEMASHAVFGVVTETVRRVVRKILR from the coding sequence ATGGGTGAGGAAAGAAAGACTGAATTTGGGAAGTCGTTAGTCAAGGGCCTGGTAGCTGGCTTGATTGGAGGACTTGTCGCCACGGCAGCGAAGACGATGATGGAGAGAGTCTATCCTCCGCGCACGCACGGAGAGCCTGAGCCTCCGTCGATGCTTGCCGAAAAGCTGGCTGGGCACGAACTGACGACAGGCCAAAAAGCCGTTGCCACAGAGACGATCCATTGGGGATTCGGCGCGTTGACCGGCGCAGCCTACGGAGCTCTGGCTGAGTTTTATCCGGCAGCAACCGCAAAAGACGGCGCAGGGTTTGGCATGGCGCTGGCTTCGTTGACCCATGAAGGAGCGCTGCCCGCGATGGGATTGTCCGCGCCACCAGAGCAACAGACCACCCGGGAGCGCACCAGCGAGATGGCGTCTCACGCAGTGTTTGGCGTGGTAACGGAGACAGTGCGGCGAGTGGTGCGAAAGATCCTGCGATAA
- the queD gene encoding 6-carboxytetrahydropterin synthase QueD, whose translation MFEVTVEAGFSSGHYLRNYRGKCENPHGHNYKVFVTLIGPDLDEAGLLLDFKLLKQVMRPVVDYLDHQMINDLEPFTTVNPSAENLARYFYQETAKQLHDMTGGRVRIKDCTLYETDTSFARYYE comes from the coding sequence ATGTTCGAAGTCACCGTAGAAGCCGGTTTTTCCTCCGGCCACTACCTCCGCAACTATCGCGGCAAGTGCGAGAACCCGCACGGCCACAACTACAAAGTCTTCGTCACGCTGATCGGACCCGACCTCGACGAAGCCGGTCTCCTGCTCGACTTCAAGCTGCTCAAGCAGGTCATGCGTCCGGTCGTCGACTATCTCGACCACCAGATGATCAACGACCTTGAGCCTTTCACGACGGTCAATCCGTCGGCTGAGAATCTCGCTCGCTACTTCTATCAGGAGACAGCGAAGCAGCTCCACGACATGACCGGGGGCCGCGTTCGCATCAAGGACTGCACTCTCTACGAGACCGACACCAGCTTCGCCCGTTATTACGAATAA
- a CDS encoding DUF3863 domain-containing protein: MNESWTRRHFLGGAAGTAASLALGGPGASSQLFAEQTAPMRGRFVTHVSVVRVNQIEVTPTRSIGEDESGDNSTAHIRSRREAFARGCPDGKMTWAISWLALKDDREEYKQARKLLALYHDRYGDEITFIPGGYFAPMYDTREHVRQTIHDALRMISDMVGGGYRPECVVAGFMDSENQRLLATDEGIHVCQGQIWSQHGIDHGDGDGGICYPYYPSREHYLKPAQGPADFIDCVCLDGWTCDFLTARREGFQGGFNSRMGVGPIETVGNLGKEVGRREMMDTTAVHFDRGHALNGFGWVTGIWEVSVGHDEDLTYWLQTMRERWPDTQVMTEGAFGLEWRKHTPSNALLNYRFDEKGTGAPGSEKNLEIEWFMNQEFRLALLHDWTTNSPAMAIDFTRYDLKAEEPRGLQREWSLMNVLNQKGMRPQDKPKRLGQLSAEDQRMIFERYPELKKRA; this comes from the coding sequence ATGAATGAAAGTTGGACGAGGCGGCATTTTCTTGGCGGCGCGGCTGGTACAGCTGCATCGCTCGCGCTGGGTGGACCGGGAGCAAGTAGCCAACTCTTTGCCGAGCAGACAGCCCCGATGCGTGGACGGTTCGTGACCCACGTTTCGGTGGTGCGGGTGAACCAGATTGAGGTAACTCCCACCCGCTCGATTGGCGAAGATGAGTCTGGCGATAACAGTACAGCCCACATCCGTTCGCGGCGAGAGGCCTTTGCGAGAGGCTGCCCGGATGGGAAGATGACCTGGGCGATCAGTTGGCTTGCCTTAAAGGACGACCGCGAGGAGTATAAGCAGGCGCGGAAGCTGCTGGCCTTGTACCACGACCGCTATGGCGACGAGATCACATTTATCCCAGGCGGTTATTTTGCGCCGATGTATGACACGCGCGAGCACGTCCGGCAGACGATTCACGATGCTCTGCGAATGATCTCCGACATGGTTGGCGGTGGTTATCGCCCGGAGTGCGTGGTGGCAGGCTTCATGGACTCTGAAAACCAGAGATTGCTGGCGACCGACGAGGGCATTCATGTGTGCCAGGGCCAGATCTGGAGCCAGCACGGCATCGATCATGGGGATGGCGATGGTGGCATCTGCTATCCGTATTATCCAAGCCGCGAACACTATCTGAAGCCTGCGCAGGGACCTGCAGACTTTATCGACTGCGTGTGCCTCGATGGATGGACCTGCGATTTTCTGACGGCGCGGCGAGAGGGCTTTCAGGGCGGCTTCAACAGCCGGATGGGCGTGGGTCCGATTGAGACGGTGGGGAATCTGGGCAAGGAAGTGGGCCGCAGAGAGATGATGGATACCACCGCGGTGCACTTTGACCGTGGGCACGCCCTGAACGGTTTTGGCTGGGTGACGGGCATCTGGGAGGTATCGGTGGGCCACGACGAGGACCTGACCTACTGGTTGCAGACGATGCGCGAACGTTGGCCGGATACGCAGGTGATGACGGAAGGCGCGTTCGGGTTGGAGTGGCGCAAGCATACGCCCAGCAATGCGTTGCTCAACTACCGGTTTGACGAGAAGGGGACCGGTGCGCCGGGTTCGGAGAAGAACCTGGAGATCGAGTGGTTTATGAACCAGGAGTTTCGGCTGGCGCTTTTGCACGACTGGACCACGAACAGCCCTGCCATGGCGATCGACTTTACGCGATATGACTTGAAGGCCGAAGAACCGCGCGGTCTGCAACGTGAATGGAGCCTGATGAATGTGCTCAACCAGAAGGGGATGCGGCCGCAAGACAAGCCGAAGCGCCTGGGCCAGTTGAGCGCCGAAGACCAGCGCATGATATTCGAGCGGTATCCCGAGCTGAAGAAGCGGGCTTGA
- a CDS encoding amidohydrolase — MAEKIDAHHHLWRYSPEDYGWIDDEMTALRRDFLPQDLVCEIAAAGIDGTMAVQARQTMDETRWLLQMADECEAIRGVVGWAPIAGEDFPGVMEEFEFRPKLKGLRHVIQGEKDENYILREDFNSGIRTLLGSGLVYDILIYERQLPQAIEFVDEHPEQVFVLDHMAKPLIREGLLEPWAARMRDLGKRENVWCKVSGLVTEADWKTWTPESLRPYLDVVVEAFGPGRLMAGSDWPVCLVGCEYGRWFDVLRTYFADFSEAERDAVFGGTATAVYGLE, encoded by the coding sequence GTGGCAGAAAAGATTGATGCACATCACCATCTTTGGCGGTATTCGCCTGAGGATTATGGATGGATCGATGACGAGATGACAGCACTGCGCAGAGATTTTCTGCCGCAGGATTTAGTGTGCGAGATCGCGGCGGCTGGGATCGACGGCACGATGGCAGTGCAGGCGCGGCAGACGATGGACGAGACTCGCTGGCTGCTGCAGATGGCCGACGAGTGCGAGGCGATTCGCGGTGTCGTGGGATGGGCTCCGATTGCCGGGGAGGACTTTCCTGGGGTGATGGAGGAGTTTGAGTTCAGGCCCAAGCTGAAGGGACTGCGGCACGTGATTCAAGGGGAGAAGGACGAGAACTATATTCTGCGCGAGGACTTCAACTCCGGCATTCGTACTCTTCTGGGTAGCGGGCTGGTGTACGACATTCTGATCTACGAGCGGCAGCTTCCGCAGGCGATTGAGTTTGTAGATGAGCATCCGGAGCAGGTGTTCGTGCTGGACCACATGGCCAAGCCGCTGATTCGCGAAGGTCTGCTGGAGCCCTGGGCTGCGCGGATGCGAGACTTGGGCAAGCGCGAAAATGTCTGGTGCAAGGTGTCGGGCCTGGTGACGGAGGCAGACTGGAAGACGTGGACGCCGGAGTCGCTACGACCCTATCTGGATGTGGTGGTGGAGGCGTTTGGGCCGGGCCGGTTGATGGCCGGGTCGGACTGGCCGGTCTGTCTGGTGGGATGTGAGTACGGGCGCTGGTTCGATGTGCTGCGAACTTACTTCGCGGACTTCAGCGAGGCCGAGCGGGATGCCGTGTTCGGTGGGACGGCGACCGCGGTGTATGGGTTGGAGTAG
- a CDS encoding enoyl-CoA hydratase-related protein, with protein sequence MYRLKCNAKEMPVNYEMLLCEAHGPITTVTLNRPQVLNALNTQVFDELEAVFTALAKDPAVRVILLTGAGEKAFAAGADINELAAADAGSGEAKARRGQAVFRLIEICGKPVIACINGFALGGGCELAMACNLRLASETARLGQPEVKLGLVPGYGGTQRLPRLVGRSAALRLMLTGEMIGAAEALRIGLVDEIVPPERLMTRAKELANAIVTMAPLAVAGCLEAVERGIGLRIDEAMQVEAEIFGRLCGTDDKAEGTTAFLEKRLPEWTGR encoded by the coding sequence TTGTATCGTCTGAAATGCAATGCGAAGGAGATGCCGGTGAACTACGAGATGCTGTTGTGCGAGGCTCATGGACCGATTACGACCGTCACCCTGAACCGCCCCCAGGTTCTGAACGCATTGAACACCCAGGTCTTCGACGAGTTGGAAGCAGTGTTTACTGCACTCGCGAAAGACCCTGCCGTCCGCGTGATCCTGCTGACAGGCGCGGGGGAAAAGGCATTCGCCGCAGGAGCCGACATCAACGAACTTGCGGCGGCCGATGCCGGATCCGGCGAAGCCAAGGCACGGCGGGGGCAGGCGGTCTTTCGCCTGATCGAGATCTGTGGCAAGCCGGTCATCGCCTGCATCAACGGCTTCGCGCTGGGGGGCGGGTGCGAGCTGGCCATGGCCTGCAACCTGCGTCTTGCCAGCGAAACGGCCCGTTTGGGGCAACCGGAGGTGAAGCTTGGGTTGGTACCCGGATACGGCGGCACCCAGCGCCTGCCTCGACTAGTTGGACGGTCGGCGGCCCTGCGCCTGATGCTGACCGGAGAGATGATCGGAGCGGCAGAGGCATTGCGGATTGGGCTGGTGGACGAGATCGTCCCGCCCGAACGGTTAATGACGCGAGCAAAGGAGTTGGCCAACGCGATCGTGACCATGGCTCCGCTGGCCGTGGCCGGATGCCTGGAGGCTGTCGAACGTGGAATCGGATTGCGAATCGACGAGGCCATGCAGGTGGAGGCGGAAATATTCGGGCGACTCTGCGGAACAGACGATAAAGCTGAAGGAACGACGGCGTTTCTCGAAAAGCGGTTACCGGAATGGACAGGTCGATGA
- the nusB gene encoding transcription antitermination factor NusB has product MGTRRKSRELTMQMLFQGDLGKQSPEEVRKLFWPSRDDVDADTRGFAEDLYRIATSRQTEIDALIEAHAQNWRIERMPVVDRSLIRAAVAEMLGFPNTPAAIIINESLEVGRRYAAPESIHFLNGVLDAIARDLMKKRLA; this is encoded by the coding sequence ATGGGAACTCGACGCAAGTCTCGTGAATTGACGATGCAGATGCTGTTTCAAGGCGATCTTGGCAAACAAAGTCCTGAGGAAGTGCGTAAGCTGTTCTGGCCTTCGCGGGATGACGTGGATGCCGACACCCGCGGTTTCGCTGAGGATCTGTACCGCATCGCAACTTCGCGGCAGACAGAGATCGATGCGTTGATCGAGGCGCACGCGCAGAACTGGCGGATTGAGCGGATGCCGGTGGTCGATCGTAGCCTGATTCGTGCAGCGGTGGCGGAGATGCTGGGATTTCCTAATACTCCTGCGGCGATCATCATCAATGAATCGCTGGAGGTCGGACGGCGTTACGCTGCGCCCGAGTCGATCCACTTCCTCAACGGTGTGCTCGATGCGATTGCGCGGGATCTGATGAAGAAGCGGCTGGCCTAG
- a CDS encoding MFS transporter, with protein sequence MKKVRSPLYVTTLIAGAFFMENLDGTIIATALPQMSHSFHVSAVSLNIGMTAYLLTLAVFIPISGWVADRVGSRTVFAAAIGVFTLASLLCGVSHTLTQFTLMRILQGIGGAMMVPVGRLVVLRSTPKDQLAQAIAYISWPGLTALVIGPPLGGFITTYMSWHWIFFLNLPLGILALILTMLWVENVRTDEVHPFDWLTFLLAGSASTGVVYAMEKLGAEGVHWQLPTFILALSVLSGTLATFSARRNPATSLIDLESLRMKTYSLSVYGASAFRISVSVLPFLLPLMFQISFGLNAFRSGVYLLALFAGDLSMKAFVIQVLRRFGFRNILIVNGVITAASMALCAILSPVTPPILIVSILFFHGACRSMEFTCMTTLAYSEIPSNRMSRANGFLSAVMQLGMGMGVAVGAITLRLVAHAHGHSAATPQLRDFHYAILFMAVLALGPVFNSIGLPHDAGATTSGHRPQELEVNPA encoded by the coding sequence ATGAAGAAAGTCCGCTCTCCGCTATACGTCACCACGCTCATCGCGGGCGCTTTTTTCATGGAGAATCTGGACGGCACGATTATCGCCACGGCGCTGCCACAGATGTCGCACAGCTTTCACGTCAGCGCGGTCAGTCTGAACATCGGAATGACGGCATATCTGCTGACTCTAGCAGTCTTTATTCCTATTAGCGGATGGGTGGCCGACCGCGTTGGCTCTCGCACTGTCTTTGCCGCAGCGATCGGTGTCTTTACGCTGGCTTCCTTGCTCTGCGGCGTGTCGCACACGCTTACGCAGTTCACGCTGATGCGCATTCTGCAGGGCATCGGCGGAGCGATGATGGTGCCGGTGGGACGGCTAGTCGTGCTGCGCAGCACTCCGAAAGACCAGCTCGCCCAGGCCATCGCGTACATCAGTTGGCCAGGCTTGACCGCGCTCGTGATCGGGCCGCCTCTGGGCGGCTTCATCACAACCTACATGAGCTGGCACTGGATCTTTTTCCTTAACCTGCCCCTTGGCATTCTGGCCCTCATTCTGACCATGCTCTGGGTCGAGAACGTACGCACGGACGAGGTGCATCCCTTCGATTGGCTCACCTTCCTGTTGGCCGGCTCTGCCTCTACCGGAGTCGTATACGCCATGGAGAAGCTCGGAGCAGAGGGAGTGCACTGGCAGTTGCCCACCTTCATCCTTGCGCTCAGCGTATTGAGCGGAACCCTCGCGACCTTCTCTGCCCGCCGCAACCCGGCTACCTCTCTAATTGACCTCGAATCCCTGAGGATGAAGACCTACTCGCTCTCGGTCTACGGAGCAAGCGCCTTCCGCATTTCCGTCTCGGTACTGCCATTTCTGCTGCCGCTGATGTTTCAGATATCGTTCGGCCTGAATGCCTTTCGATCGGGTGTCTATCTGCTCGCGCTCTTCGCCGGAGACCTGAGCATGAAGGCCTTTGTCATCCAGGTACTTCGCCGCTTCGGATTCCGCAACATCCTCATCGTCAATGGCGTGATTACCGCAGCATCCATGGCCCTTTGCGCGATCCTGAGCCCCGTAACGCCACCTATCTTGATCGTCTCCATCCTATTTTTCCACGGCGCCTGTCGATCCATGGAGTTCACCTGCATGACGACGCTCGCGTACTCAGAGATTCCGTCCAATAGGATGAGCCGTGCCAATGGATTTCTCAGCGCCGTCATGCAGCTCGGCATGGGCATGGGGGTCGCAGTTGGGGCGATCACATTGCGGCTGGTCGCCCATGCGCATGGCCACTCCGCTGCTACGCCGCAGCTTCGCGACTTTCACTACGCCATTCTCTTCATGGCCGTTCTCGCCCTTGGACCTGTCTTCAACAGCATCGGCCTGCCACATGATGCAGGCGCTACCACCAGCGGGCATCGTCCGCAGGAGTTGGAAGTAAACCCCGCCTAA
- a CDS encoding YncE family protein: MKALVRATVPVVYLCLSGFLYGQSKPSASLLVLSKQEHSLSVVDPSSLRVLARVPVGNDPHEVIASEDGTTAYVSNYGFGAYNTLTIVDLVTDKKLRTVDLGPLRGPHGLAFEGGKTWFTAEAAKAIGRYDPATGKVDWILGTGQNRTHMIYVSKDGQRIVTSNVNSGTVSIIDQEPVRMPGPPPGAHRPGGMPPPPGGPGGAARTDWNETVVRVGNGSEGFDVSPDGKEIWVANAQDGTLSVINFHEKKVVDTLAINAQGANRLKFTLDGKRVLVSSGPELIVLDASTRKVVKRILIGHGSGGVLVEADGARAFVACGPDNYVAVIDLKTLAVTGHIQAGGEPDGMAWAVRR; this comes from the coding sequence ATGAAAGCTCTCGTTCGCGCTACTGTTCCCGTCGTCTATCTCTGCCTCTCCGGCTTTCTCTATGGACAGAGCAAACCTTCGGCATCGCTGCTGGTGCTCTCGAAGCAGGAGCACAGCTTGAGTGTCGTCGATCCTTCGAGCCTGCGGGTGCTGGCCAGGGTGCCTGTGGGGAATGATCCTCACGAGGTCATTGCGTCGGAGGACGGGACGACGGCGTATGTCTCGAACTATGGCTTCGGTGCGTACAACACGCTTACCATCGTTGATCTGGTAACGGATAAAAAGCTGCGAACGGTAGACCTTGGTCCGCTGCGGGGGCCGCATGGGCTTGCGTTCGAAGGCGGCAAGACGTGGTTTACCGCTGAAGCCGCCAAGGCGATTGGCCGCTACGATCCCGCTACCGGTAAGGTCGATTGGATTTTGGGTACAGGACAGAACCGTACTCATATGATCTATGTCTCGAAAGATGGGCAGCGCATCGTCACGAGCAACGTCAACTCGGGAACGGTTAGCATCATCGACCAGGAGCCGGTACGGATGCCCGGGCCACCGCCCGGAGCACATCGACCTGGCGGAATGCCACCGCCGCCGGGTGGGCCTGGTGGCGCGGCTCGCACCGATTGGAACGAGACCGTGGTTCGCGTCGGGAATGGGTCGGAGGGCTTTGACGTCTCTCCGGATGGCAAAGAGATCTGGGTTGCGAATGCGCAGGATGGCACGCTCTCAGTCATCAATTTTCATGAGAAGAAGGTAGTAGATACACTTGCCATCAACGCTCAGGGAGCGAACCGGCTGAAATTCACATTGGACGGGAAGCGGGTGCTGGTGTCGAGCGGGCCGGAGCTTATCGTTCTGGATGCGAGTACGCGCAAGGTGGTGAAACGTATCCTTATCGGTCATGGCTCGGGTGGCGTGCTGGTTGAGGCCGATGGTGCGCGAGCGTTTGTCGCGTGCGGCCCTGATAACTATGTCGCGGTCATCGATCTCAAGACGCTTGCGGTGACGGGGCACATTCAGGCTGGTGGCGAACCCGATGGTATGGCCTGGGCTGTCAGGCGCTGA